The following coding sequences lie in one Clarias gariepinus isolate MV-2021 ecotype Netherlands chromosome 27, CGAR_prim_01v2, whole genome shotgun sequence genomic window:
- the tagapb gene encoding T cell activation RhoGTPase activating protein b translates to MKVLSSTTTNKSLSGGGMEDGVIDLQANALHGSGNGNISSPQCKPEMVIEHDGGKKGLLSKLKRRDTHTGIPTQPGHKTSQLFGQPLPKDAKIPKPIAELLVLLWRKGPETEGVFRTACNSKNLNAVRDQLNSGVAVDLEALPVTLLVGLLKTFLRELPGSLLVAERYTEWTDALVKVNKEDLPAELRRIVSKLPEANGVLLQHLLCLLCRIIQRSEKNKMDPKNLAICIAPTLLQPGSLKLDVSTVEKVTSITQFLIENCCEIFGEKILTLLGDPEEELGHVSDTLPSHQHHSDSDNTDGENCEATGHTHQACPHIHIQCSVNHSHSSDDIFETVTKPVDRRSSEPAIFSLVGVKELQFLARSHDDCSSAKEYEEQTLKKQNSDDSFLKPQRRHLQPLLRKTTGSLNLEVPVINKTCSCSSTCSLESTNSNISENSVFVSSPLPSPSSPRKTQPERHMSLNGKSKTEANLRRPFPFKRAKSLGNFSINRGSVKKTEGQKEGTFPCGTLQEDSQNETEVQDVPLRRQRPLSAMEVFEHVDRRDPGSPPSYKQALHSGALQAPPKYRSMTVHDARELGQRSRPTSMNDYILDPSPVSQLLDSFTLSNNGLPQQNAFRQRAMSESVSCTRMEKLNRRCSQPVFEESSYAKESYV, encoded by the exons ATGAAGGTCTTGAGCAGCACTACCACA AATAAATCTCTGAGTGGAGGAGGAATGGAGGACGGTGTCATCGACTTGCAAGCTAAT GCTCTCCATGGCAGCGGCAATGGCAACATCTCCTCCCCGCAGTGCAAGCCCGAGATGGTGATTG AACATGATGGTGGTAAGAAGGGCCTGCTCTCCAAGCTGAAgagaagagacacacacacaggcatacccACACAGCCAGGACACAAGACAAGCCAGCTGTTTGGACAACCTCTTCCTAAAGATGCGAAAATCCCCAAACCTATTGCT GAACTTCTCGTGCTGCTGTGGAGGAAAGGTCCCGAGACAGAGGGAGTTTTCCGGACAGCGTGTAACAGCAAAAACCTAAATGCTGTCCGTGACCAGCTCAACTCTGGGGTGGCGGTCGACTTAGAAGCATTGCCTGTGACTTTGCTGGTTGGATTGTTGAAG ACTTTCCTGAGGGAGCTTCCAGGTAGCCTGCTGGTGGCTGAGCGCTACACTGAGTGGACAGACGCACTGGTGAAAGTGAATAAAGAAGACCTACCTGCTGAGTTAAGAAG GATTGTTTCCAAACTTCCTGAAGCCAACGgcgtcctgctgcagcacctgCTCTGTTTGCTGTGCCGCATTATCCAGAGatcagagaaaaacaaaatggatcCCAAAAACTTGGCCATCTGCATCGCTCCAACTCTGCTACAGCCTGGCAGCCTAAAGCTAGATGTGAGCACGGTCGAAAAG gtGACAAGCATAACCCAGTTCCTGATTGAAAATTGTTGTGAAATCTTTGGAGAAAAGATCCTGACTCTGCTTGGAGACCCGGAGGAGGAGCTGGGACATGTCTCAG ATACTCTGCCTTCACACCAGCACCACTCCGATTCTGACAACACCGATGGAGAGAATTGTGAAgcaacaggacacacacaccaagcatgTCCTCATATCCATATCCAGTGTTCAGTCAATCATTCCCACTCCTCAGATGATATTTTCGAGACTGTCACCAAGCCCGTTGACCGGCGCAGCTCTGAGCCTGCCATCTTTTCCTTGGTCGGAGTGAAGGAACTCCAATTTCTGGCTCGGAGTCACGACGACTGTTCCTCTGCTAAGGAGTACGAAGAACAGACTCTCAAGAAGCAAAACTCTGATGATTCCTTTCTAAAACCACAGAGAAGACACTTGCAACCTTTACTGAGAAAAACCACTGGCAGTCTAAACCTCGAAGTCCCGGTCATCAACAAAACCTGCTCTTGCTCTTCAACTTGTTCTCTGGAAAGCACTAACTCTAACATCTCTGAGAATTCAGTGTTTGTCAGCTCTCCTTTACCTTCTCCTTCCAGCCCTCGGAAAACACAACCTGAGCGACATATGTCTCTTAATGGAAAATCTAAAACGGAAGCAAATTTGAGGCGTCCGTTCCCATTTAAGAGAGCCAAAAGCCTGGGAAATTTCTCCATTAACAGGGGAAGTGTCAAGAAAACGGAGGGACAAAAAGAGGGAACTTTTCCATGTGGAACATTGCAGGAGGACTCTCAGAACGAGACGGAGGTTCAGGACGTGCCGTTGAGGCGTCAAAGACCACTCTCGGCCATGGAGGTCTTTGAGCATGTAGACAGACGTGACCCTGGAAGTCCGCCATCCTACAAACAGGCTCTACACTCTGGAGCCCTGCAGGCACCTCCGAAATACCGTTCCATGACTGTGCACGATGCAAGAGAGCTGGGCCAAAGATCTCGGCCCACCTCCATGAACGATTACATCCTGGACCCTTCACCTGTTAGCCAACTTTTGGACAGTTTTACCCTTTCGAACAATGGTTTACCTCAGCAGAACGCATTTAGGCAAAGGGCCATGTCTGAGTCGGTAAGCTGCACCAGAATGGAAAAACTCAATCGTCGATGTAGTCAGCCCGTTTTCGAGGAATCCTCTTATGCAAAGGAGTCATATGTGTAA